The following are from one region of the Anolis carolinensis isolate JA03-04 unplaced genomic scaffold, rAnoCar3.1.pri scaffold_15, whole genome shotgun sequence genome:
- the LOC134294527 gene encoding cilia- and flagella-associated protein 251-like, with product MRGEVLEKIDGYEEKKETRKEKKGEEEERQEYKEEEERRKRKEGREEEGEGKEEEEEEAKEKNREEEEEEEEEEEEEEGGKGKKKGKKYRMRKEKKGEEEE from the exons ATGAGAGGTGAAGTTCTTGAGAAGATTGACGGATATGAG gagaagaaggaaacgaggaaagagaagaaaggggaagaagaggagaggcaggagtacaaggaggaggaggagaggagaaaaaggaaggaaggtagggaagaagaaggggaaggaaaggaagaagaggaggaggaggcgaaggAGAAAAATAGa gaagaagaagaagaagaagaagaagaagaagaagaagaagaaggggggaaggggaagaagaaggggaagaagtaTAGAatgaggaaagagaagaaaggggaagaagaggag